In Oncorhynchus kisutch isolate 150728-3 linkage group LG5, Okis_V2, whole genome shotgun sequence, a genomic segment contains:
- the LOC109878170 gene encoding MAGUK p55 subfamily member 4, which yields MSSPRLSDHGLRQILSDVVEEVKHSINKEINGAELLYSLLNAPWLKSLLKVHECLRQHQREPPAPFLPYTTQLIQQILTDMRTVPNTSAEARELYSLLREPHLQALISTHDMVAQKDYDPVLPPIPDNLPDDEEAMRIVCLVKNKQQLGATIKRNGITGEIFVARVIHGGLADRSGLLHAGDRITEVNGYSVNGLEPEQVIERLARSQGTLMFKVVPITDRPVNNQTILYVRAMADYSPQQDPAIPCAEAGMDFRKGDLLEIVDQSDSLWWQAKKLPSTSACAGLIPSTNLLRRKQKEFWWSQPYQPHTCIKPLSTVNEEEDLIDEKCVEADEEAFESEELREEEGEFSTNIEGIYLTGFRRSLRLCRRQSLNTGSSQQSFYTRSGYNALNNPYEEVVRYQRNPQDKHRLVALVGPSGVGVNELRRRLIKINPVTFQGAVPHTTRAARSYEESGKEYHFINRELFENMVYNNRFLEYGEYKDNFYGTSRDAVKDVLNSGRICVIDIEPHAIQSVRTHELKAYIIYVKPPTAERMKETRKDAQITTNYYDNRPFKEEDFQEMEEAARKMESHYCQFFDSVMVNDGLQDSCVQLLRAVRRAQDEPQWVPASWIRPTEEF from the exons ATGTCGTCCCCTAGACTGAGTGACCATG GGCTAAGGCAGATCCTGTCTGACGTGGTGGAGGAGGTGAAACATTCCATCAATAAGGAAATCAACGGGGCAGAGCTCCTATACAGCCTCCTCAACGCACCCTGGCTCAAGTCCTTGCTCAAA GTGCATGAGTGTCTGCGACAACACCAGAGAGAGCCTCCTGCTCCCTTCCTACCGTATACAACACAGCTCATCCAACAG ATTCTGACTGACATGAGAACAGTTCCGAACACTTCTGCTGAGGCCAGGGAGCTTTACAGTCTCCTCAGGGAACCACACCTCCAG GCTCTGATATCAACCCATGATATGGTGGCCCAGAAGGATTATGACCCTGTGCTGCCTCCTATCCCTGACAACCTCCCTGACGATGAGGAGGCCATGAGGATTGTCTGTTTGGTGAAGAACAAGCAGCAGCTG ggaGCCACGATAAAGCGAAATGGGATAACAGGGGAGATCTTTGTGGCACGGGTGATCCATGGAGGACTGGCAGACCGCAGCG gtcTGCTACATGCAGGGGACAGGATCACAGAGGTGAATGGTTACTCCGTAAATGGCCTGGAGCCTGAGCAGGTCATTGAGAGACTG GCCCGGTCTCAAGGCACCCTCATGTTCAAAGTGGTTCCCATCACAGATAGACCAGTCAACAACCAGACGATA CTGTATGTGCGTGCCATGGCAGACTACAGTCCCCAGCAGGACCCGGCCATCCCCTGCGCCGAGGCAGGTATGGACTTCAGGAAGGGAGACCTGCTGGAGATCGTGGACCAGTCAGACTCCCTCTGGTGGCAGGCCAAGAAACTACCCAGCACCTCGGCCTGTGCTGGCCTTATCCCCTCCACCAACCTGCTCAGGAGGAAACAGAAAGAGTTCTGGTGGTCTCAGCCCTACCAGCCACACACCTGCATAAAACCCT TGAGCACTGTGAATGAAG AGGAAGACCTGATTGATGAAAAGTGTGTTGAAGCTG ATGAGGAAGCTTTTGAATCTG AGGAGCTAAGAGAAG AGGAGGGTGAGTTCAGCACTAACATCGAGGGGATCTATCTAACTGGGTTCAGACGTAGCCTGCGTCTGTGTCGGCGCCAGTCCCTAAACACAGGCTCCAGTCAGCAGTCCTTCTACACACGCAGCGGCTACAATGCCCTCAACAACCCATACGAAGAGGTGGTACGATACCAGCGCAACCCGCAGGACAAACACCGCCTGGTTGCCCTCGTGG GTCCCTCTGGCGTTGGAGTGAACGAACTTCGCAGACGGTTAATCAAAATCAACCCAGTGACCTTTCAAGGGGCAGTGCCTC ACACGACACGAGCCGCCAGGAGCTATGAGGAGTCTGGTAAAGAGTATCACTTCATCAACAGGGAACTGTTTGAGAACATGGTTTACAACAACAG GTTTCTGGAATACGGGGAGTACAAAGATAATTTCTACGGCACTAGTCGTGATGctgtgaaggatgttttgaacagtGGAAGGATCTGTGTGATTGACATCGAGCCTCAT GCCATCCAGTCAGTGAGGACACATGAGCTTAAGGCCTACATCATCTATGTGAAGCCGCCCACCGCAGAACGCATGAAGGAGACCAGAAAGGATGCTCAGATCACCACCAATTACTATGATAACAGACCTTTCAAA GAGGAAGACTTCCAGGAGATGGAGGAGGCAGCAAGGAAGATGGAGTCTCACTACTGCCAGTTCTTTGACTCTGTGATGGTGAACGACGGGCTGCAAGACTCATGTGTTCAGCTACTGAGGGCTGTGAGGAGGGCTCAGGATGAGCCACAGTGGGTTCCTGCCAGCTGGATACGACCCACAGAGGAGTTTTGA
- the LOC109878203 gene encoding transmembrane protein 237B-like isoform X1, whose protein sequence is MDTGGFQAQNTRRRDLPPLPQRGQRALPPMSSQDTGDEMPVPKSKRKKSKSQVDGVESPEADPGVEMAQMGGLSSRRSSEVIQALTPESQEAAPQRRKKKKKAATVDLEDDQADLVNGDGLVQNTAEAGEEVTKKPKRKKKSKVSETQYVNELDVEDDDIITDAQPPIPQHSLFSAPLGQSQPVGKVFVERSKRFQAADRSDRPKPSDQVDNFVDIQQMWTTKDVSVRVHGGFRGIGLFCHGFLAGYAVWNIIVIYALAGKHLTTLPNLLQQYHSLAYPAQSLFYLLLAISTVSAFDRVNLAKGAMAMREFVTLDPVALASFLYFSALVLSLSQQMTSDRINLYPSANETLWPPGSEQQILNPWIIVNLVVAVLVGMAWIFISARPEMDYTEGFLMAMEIESLRPEEKSEMST, encoded by the exons ATGGACACAGGAGGATTCCAG GCACAAAACACGCGACGGAGGGACCTCCCGCCTCTTCCACAG CGTGGACAGCGTGCCCTGCCCCCCATGTCAAG TCAAGATACAGGTG ATGAGATGCCGGTCCCTAAAAGCAAGAGGAAAAAGTCAAAGAGTCAGGTGGATGGTGTTGAAAGCCCAGAGG CAGACCCAGGGGTGGAGATGGCCCAGATGGGGGGCCTGAGCAGTCGTAGGTCATCTGAGGTCATCCAGGCCTTGACCCCCGAGTCGCAGGAAGCTGCACCACagagaaggaagaagaagaaaaaggcaGCGACCGTAG ATCTGGAGGATGACCAGGCTGACCTGGTGAACGGGGATGGACTGGTCCAGAACACAGCCGAGGCAGGGGAAGAAGTGACCAAAAAACCCAAGAGGAAGAA GAAGTCGAAAGTGTCCGAGACACAGTACGTCAACGAGCTTGATGTCGAGGACGATGACATCATCACAGACGCTCAGCCACCCATCCCGCAGCATTCCCTGTTCTCTGCTCCCCTGGGACAGAGCCAGCCTGTGGGGAAGGTGTTTGTCGAGAGGAGCA AGAGGTTTCAAGCGGCCGATCGGTCAGACAGACCGAAGCCCAGCGATCAGGTGGACAACTTCGTGGACATCCAGCAGATGTGGACCACCAAGGATGTGTCTGTTAGGGTACATGGTggcttcag GGGGATAGGGCTGTTCTGCCACGGCTTCCTAGCAGGCTATGCAGTGTGGAACATCATAGTGATCTATGCCCTGGCAGGAAAACATCTCACTACTCTGCCTAACCTACTGCAGCAGTACCACAGCCTGGCCTACCCTGCACAGTCTCTCTTCTACCTGCTACTGGCTATAAGCACTGTGTCAGCCTTTGACAG GGTGAATCTGGCCAAAGGCGCCATGGCTATGAGAGAGTTTGTCACCCTGGACCCAGTTGCTCTAGCCTCTTtct tgtaCTTCTCAGCTCTGGTCCTCTCTCTCAGCCAGCAGATGACCAGTGACCGCATCAACCTGTACCCCAGTGCTAACGAGACCTTATG gcCTCCTGGGTCAGAGCAACAGATCCTGAACCCGTGGATCATAGTGAACCTGGTGGTGGCTGTGCTGGTGGGAATGGCCTGGATCTTCATCTCCGCCAGGCCTGAGATGGATTACACCGAAG GGTTCCTAATGGCTATGGAGATCGAGTCCTTGAGACCAGAGGAGAAATCAGAAATGTCTACTTGA
- the LOC109878203 gene encoding transmembrane protein 237B-like isoform X2, with product MDTGGFQAQNTRRRDLPPLPQRGQRALPPMSSQDTGDEMPVPKSKRKKSKSQVDGVESPEDPGVEMAQMGGLSSRRSSEVIQALTPESQEAAPQRRKKKKKAATVDLEDDQADLVNGDGLVQNTAEAGEEVTKKPKRKKKSKVSETQYVNELDVEDDDIITDAQPPIPQHSLFSAPLGQSQPVGKVFVERSKRFQAADRSDRPKPSDQVDNFVDIQQMWTTKDVSVRVHGGFRGIGLFCHGFLAGYAVWNIIVIYALAGKHLTTLPNLLQQYHSLAYPAQSLFYLLLAISTVSAFDRVNLAKGAMAMREFVTLDPVALASFLYFSALVLSLSQQMTSDRINLYPSANETLWPPGSEQQILNPWIIVNLVVAVLVGMAWIFISARPEMDYTEGFLMAMEIESLRPEEKSEMST from the exons ATGGACACAGGAGGATTCCAG GCACAAAACACGCGACGGAGGGACCTCCCGCCTCTTCCACAG CGTGGACAGCGTGCCCTGCCCCCCATGTCAAG TCAAGATACAGGTG ATGAGATGCCGGTCCCTAAAAGCAAGAGGAAAAAGTCAAAGAGTCAGGTGGATGGTGTTGAAAGCCCAGAGG ACCCAGGGGTGGAGATGGCCCAGATGGGGGGCCTGAGCAGTCGTAGGTCATCTGAGGTCATCCAGGCCTTGACCCCCGAGTCGCAGGAAGCTGCACCACagagaaggaagaagaagaaaaaggcaGCGACCGTAG ATCTGGAGGATGACCAGGCTGACCTGGTGAACGGGGATGGACTGGTCCAGAACACAGCCGAGGCAGGGGAAGAAGTGACCAAAAAACCCAAGAGGAAGAA GAAGTCGAAAGTGTCCGAGACACAGTACGTCAACGAGCTTGATGTCGAGGACGATGACATCATCACAGACGCTCAGCCACCCATCCCGCAGCATTCCCTGTTCTCTGCTCCCCTGGGACAGAGCCAGCCTGTGGGGAAGGTGTTTGTCGAGAGGAGCA AGAGGTTTCAAGCGGCCGATCGGTCAGACAGACCGAAGCCCAGCGATCAGGTGGACAACTTCGTGGACATCCAGCAGATGTGGACCACCAAGGATGTGTCTGTTAGGGTACATGGTggcttcag GGGGATAGGGCTGTTCTGCCACGGCTTCCTAGCAGGCTATGCAGTGTGGAACATCATAGTGATCTATGCCCTGGCAGGAAAACATCTCACTACTCTGCCTAACCTACTGCAGCAGTACCACAGCCTGGCCTACCCTGCACAGTCTCTCTTCTACCTGCTACTGGCTATAAGCACTGTGTCAGCCTTTGACAG GGTGAATCTGGCCAAAGGCGCCATGGCTATGAGAGAGTTTGTCACCCTGGACCCAGTTGCTCTAGCCTCTTtct tgtaCTTCTCAGCTCTGGTCCTCTCTCTCAGCCAGCAGATGACCAGTGACCGCATCAACCTGTACCCCAGTGCTAACGAGACCTTATG gcCTCCTGGGTCAGAGCAACAGATCCTGAACCCGTGGATCATAGTGAACCTGGTGGTGGCTGTGCTGGTGGGAATGGCCTGGATCTTCATCTCCGCCAGGCCTGAGATGGATTACACCGAAG GGTTCCTAATGGCTATGGAGATCGAGTCCTTGAGACCAGAGGAGAAATCAGAAATGTCTACTTGA
- the LOC109878187 gene encoding cytochrome P450 20A1, giving the protein MLDFAIFAVTFVIILVGAVLYLYPSSRSASGIPGLNPTEEKDGNIQDIVNQGSLHEFLACLHGQFGPVASFWFGGRPVVSLGSVDQLRQHINPNRTTDSFETMLKSLLGYRSGMGGGATEAVMRKKLYESAVNNTLKENFPLLLKLVEELVGKWKSFPKDQHTPLCAHLLGLAMKAVTQLALGDRFRNDAEVIGFRKNHEAIWSEIGKGYLDGSMEKSSIRKEHYESALAEMETVLMSVAKDRKGQRSQTAFVDALLQSNLTDRQVMEDSMVFTLAGCVITANLCIWAVHFLSTSEEVQEKLHQELEDVLGSEPVSLDKIPQLRYFQQVLNETVRTAKLTPIAAQLQENEGKVDQHIIPKETLVIYALGVVLQDADTWSRPYKFDPDRFTEDSASKSFSLLGFSGSQACPELRFAYTVATVVLSTVVRQLKLHQVKGQVVEARSELVSTPKDDTWITVSKRS; this is encoded by the exons ATGCTGGACTTTGCAATATTTGCAGTGACTTTTGTCATCATTCTGGTCGGTGCAGTCCTCTATTTGTATCCA TCATCAAGAAGTGCTTCTGGTATACCAGGTCTCAACCCTACAGAAGAGAA GGATGGAAATATACAAGACATAGTGAACCAAGGAAGTCTGCATGAGTTCCTGGCTTGTCTACATGGACAGTTTGGTCCTGTGGCATCCTTCTGGTTTGGAGGACGCCCTGTGGTCAGCTTGGGTTCAGTGGACCAGCTACGGCAGCACATCAACCCCAACAGGACTA CGGACTCATTTGAGACAATGCTGAAGTCGTTGCTAGGGTACCGGTCAGGAATGGGTGGAGGGGCCACAGAGGCTGTAATGAGGAAGAAGTTGTATGAGAGTGCCGTCAACAACACCCTGAAGGAAAACTTTCCCCTGCTGCTGAAG CTGGTGGAGGAGTTAGTGGGGAAGTGGAAGTCTTTCCCTAAGGACCAGCACACACCCCTCTGTGCCCATCTGCTAGGATTGGCCATGAAGGCTGTCACTCAACTCGCTCTGGGTGACCGCTTCCGGAATGATGCTGAAGTCATCGGCTTCCGAAAGAACCATGAGGCA ATCTGGTCAGAGATCGGAAAAGGCTATTTGGACGGTTCCATGGAGAAGAGCTCCATCAGAAAGGAACACTATGAGAGCG CACTGGCAGAAATGGAAACAGTGCTGATGTCTGTGGCTAAAGACAGGAAAGGACAAAGGAGCCAGACAGCGTTTGTGGATGCTCTTCTCCAGTCCAACCTCACAGATAGACAG GTGATGGAGGACAGCATGGTATTCACACTGGCAGGTTGTGTCATCACAGCTAATT TGTGCATCTGGGCAGTACACTTCCTGTCTACGTCAGAGGAAGTTCAGGAGAAGCTGCATCAGGAGCTGGAAGATGTTCTGGGCTCTGAGCCTGTTTCTCTGGATAAGATCCCACAGCTCAG GTACTTCCAGCAGGTTTTGAACGAGACTGTGCGGACAGCCAAACTGACGCCCATCGCAGCCCAGCTCCAGGAAAATGAAGGGAAAGTCGATCAGCACATTATTCCTAAAGAG ACACTGGTGATCTATGCCCTTGGGGTAGTCCTACAGGATGCAGACACCTGGAGCCGTCCCTACAA GTTTGACCCAGATCGATTCACAGAAGATTCAGCCAGCAAAAGCTTCTCTCTGCTTGGATTCTCAGGGAGCCAGGCCTGCCCTGAGCTGAG GTTTGCGTACACAGTGGCCACTGTCGTCCTCAGCACTGTAGTGCGCCAACTGAAGCTGCATCAGGTAAAGGGACAGGTGGTAGAGGCCAGATCTGAGCTGGTGTCAACGCCTAAAGATGACACATGGATCACTGTGAGCAAAAGAAGCTAA